The genomic segment TGACAGAATGATGGAGGATggggaaataaatatttttgggagaaattatTGCATATTTTGCTTATTTGTTTTTTAGTATATTTATTTCGTTCCTAAgtggtttttgaaatattatgctTCCATTATTCAGCATTCTAATTAGGAAAGAATTTTAATCTTTGAATATGTTTCTTAATTAGATAGGATTTCTAGTCTATTCTCTTGAGATGAATTCTTAGGCAGACTTGAAAATCGAATTGAATATTGAGTTGAGCTTTTAGTTGTTCTTTCTTCATGCTATTGGCTATGCATCAATTGGAAAGAGAGCCAAAATTCCTACCTTTGAAATCCATGAAAATCCCCTACTTTTGTCCAATTTGATCATATTATTCTGTTTGTGTAACAACCTCCTTCTCTAGTGGCGAGTAAGAAAACACCAAACCACTTAAAATGGAAAATTGCAATGTAGCAAAGGAAGTGGATGGTTATGGTTTGGCAATTTAAAATTGCCTGTACtggtttggtttgggttttgggCTTTGGTAAACTGCGATAATGACTAACCCCCAAATAAACTAAGTTTTTTCTTCTCACTATTGCTCATGCATCAATTGGTAAGAGAACCAAAATTCCTACCTTTGAAATCCAAATTCCCAACTTTTATCCAATTCGATCATCATTCTCAACATACCAATCTTATTCATCTCCGGGGGTGAGCAAGAAAAACCAAACCTCTAAAAACCGACAAGTCACAATTTGGCAAAAGAAGTGGTCAGTTATGGTTTGGCAATTTGAAAAACAGCCCAAAGTGGTTTGGTCTGGGCTCTGGGCTATGGTAAACCGCCACACTGACCAACCAGCCAAATAATAGAAAGTTTCCTATGgtttaaattttctaaatagTCATAAAACagcaaattttaattgattgtcAAACAAAGTAACAAATTCACAATTTTTGGTTTAATGATTTAGGGTAAAACCTTTGAAAGAATCAAAATACCATTGCCTTTTTTTACCTCCCTCTCAACCATGCTAATTATTAACTTTAGTGGATTGGTTTAATAGAAGAGTTCGAgatttacttttttctttctcattttttattttaaaaacaaaaaatggaaaatgtcaTTGTTGATGTTACTTTTTTTCCGTGTCTTGATAGTTGTTGCTATTGCTATAGCTCAAACTGCCCAAACCACAAGGCGATGTGGATTTGTTGCGGTGGGGAAGATAGCTAAATTGTATGGTGgtttaatttgaaaaatgttttcaaaaccACCCACTGCATGCCCTCATTCAAATTCACCACTTCACTAAAGAGTATGCATTCATGACTAATAATACACGGAACCAAAGAACAGTAAATAAGGAAAAAACAcaatagatgtttcaaaatgATCATCTCACTAAACCTATTGTTGACATATTCATTAAACCTACTCTAAAGTCTAAGGTCCCATTACAGTTACCTTTCTGCTATGCAGGCAGCAGATATTAATTTGACAATATTTTATGCAAGCAGAATTTTTTCCCTTGGGACAGGCAGATTCAATGATTTCCTATTCATTGGATGAACCCTCCAGATCAAGAATGAAGATCCAAAATACTAAAGGACAAATCTTCACCCAATGAGGAAGAATGGAGGAtatggaaatttttttattttttatttattttattttttatttataatcctAACACAGACAAGTCCAAGTTGGAGGCAATGGAAGAGATTGTATGGAAGTTGAGGAAATCCCCAAGGAACCTTGTAAAGACGTTTTACCATTTATTGAAGAATACGATGATATTGTCCCTAAAAAGTTCCTGAGACGCCATTCCCCTTTGCCTGTTCTTCAACTTCCCTTTGATGTTCCAGTGATAACCCTAGTTGACCCATTCATTGAAGCTACTCCAAAGGCTAAGATTCCAATAAAGTTATCCTTTTACTATGCACACAAAAATAAAGTCGACATTATTTTATGTAAGCAGAATATTATTGCCAAGGATGGGTGGATTCAATGTTTTCACATTCACTGTGCAAATCCTACAGATTAAGCACACACATCCAAAAACTAGAGGATGTGTTCTTCCTGGCCAAAGGAGAATGATGGAGGATAGAGAAATACATATCTTCGGAAATATTATCATCGTATTTCACTTATCTGCTGTTAGTTTATgccatttctttctttatttttcccaaGTAGTTTTCGAAAAATTAGGTCCCGTTCAGTTGTAGTAAACAGAAAATGTTTTCcaattctaattttctattgaatgatTGAATCTCCAATTAGCAAACAGAAaacttaattttctaatttttcaaatttgcaCTATAAATTGTAGAACATAAAAGAGGATataaattttctgaaaatgaatgctatgattttttaaaacataaaatgctAAGATatgtttagttataaaattggagttgaaaaccaaaaaatattttccaaaaccGAACCAGGGCTTATAAATCCTTTTGAGATGCATTTACTGGCAGCCTAGATCATTGAATTGAATATTGAGTTAAGTTTTCAGTTGTTCTTGGTCCTGTATGAATCTGTCCTTGAATTTGTTACCTAACAaagttataaaatttatccCATTAGTTAAAAGAAACACTAAACAAGATTAACATGACACACACCGTAATTACTAAAAAGTTGTCAACAAAAACAGCAAGATTTTGATATTGCAAATAAAATTAGAGCCCAATAAGCTACCAGGGTGGTAATGCATTTGGATAAGTATAGGTGTGCTGCCCAGCATGGGTTCCATTGATGCTTTTGCTCTGGAGAGAGCAGGTTGATTTCTTTTGAGGGAATGCCCTTGAACGGCCGAACTAGTGCCTTCACCATCTCACCAGTCAACTgcaccataaataaatctcatttATTAAACTTCAAATGATCATGATATCAAGGGAGGAAAAAGATTGAAGTCAGGATAAGTTACCCATGCGGGTGAGCAGGCTGACTGCCCAGCTCCATCTGAGAGGGGCTAACCATGGTGCCCCTGGAAGTTGAGTTCCACCATCAGGTGCCCTGGAGCTTTCAGCATGAGTGCTAAATTCCGAACTGTTCACCTGCAGAATAGAAGCATTCACCATAAATGCTATATCCATTATAACTAAACTACAATTTAGTACAGAATAACTATCATTCCAAccaaaacttaaaataaataaataaacaaaaaaatcaccGGATTGACCATTGCACCCACATTGACTGCCAGTTTTGCAACAAACAAGTTGCAACATTTTTGTACCTTACTAGGACAACAaagtttttatgttttgagcAAATGAATACCATAACCATGATGTAGACAACAGCATTCCTTACACAAATTAATCAGCCACTTCTCAATCACTTAAATGGTCTTACTAAATGCCTGTGCTATATTGTAAAACACTCAGCTGAGAAACTAGAGTTAAATGGTTCGGTTAGGTTTACATGACAATATAGCTGCATCGGCCACTCTCGCATTCGCATAGACTTTTTATGAACATGCATAAAGCAGTTAGGAGTACACACAGAAGTAGATGACAATCAAACATCCAACAAAGCTCCTTCATATCATGACGTCAATTCATTGAAAGTGGCTAGGAACATTGAAATAAAGATGAACAAGCCAACAAAACATATTCAAGAATAAATTTTAGCTTTTCTCTTGATCATCATTCTATCAGCGCAACAACCTTCCCCTCCATCAAAACCATGACTTGAATAAAAGTGCGCATTCATGCCTCATCATATATGGAACCAAAGAAGAGTAAATAAGGAAAAGCACCCCTGCAGAACAAGTTAAAACACAATCATCAAATCCCAAATAAGCATGCTTATCTGCAATGCATGCTAAATGAGGGTCATTTTATCTGCAATGAGGGTAACATACAAGGATGCTGCCACAATGAGGGTAAGGTACGAGGATATGGCCCAAATAAATCTGTCATTTTATCTGCAATGCACACTGCCCCTCTGTTGGACAGATAAGCATCACTATGCTCACTCGAAAAACATATCTCTTGTTCCAGTAGCAGCCAGTGGAACAAACTCGAACTTCCTCGAACTCTCCCCAAATCAATGGGTGGAAACCAGACCTCCGACGGCCAGGGTTTGGCGGGCACACTTAGTCGAAACACATAAGGATGAAATGTATTGTCATGGTCCTAGGATTTAGCCTAGGACTAGAAtggaaatcggaaggatccgatacCGTTAAAGTTAAGAACATAATGTATAgaagggaaattgaagaagaatgggggagaaaaTTAGAGAGCATTGAGGGAGAATAGCAGAAGAACGAAGGAGAGTTTTAGAATGTTGTCTCGAGTAGATCCAGATTTTTTATAGCAGTTATAATGTATCGGTTTAGTTGGTATAGTCAGACGGTTTCTCAGCTTTGTAATTAGTATTAAGTTTGAGGGTAAAACCGGGAATGTCTAAACTGGTTATAAGACCTAGAGATTAACGCcctaattttctataaataggatagGGGTCTAGGCTTATGGGAAGTAGTTCATTCTCACGAGGAagttagagagagaaaaggctGTGTACAAGaaatagtctttgtaatcttggagagACTTGTAATCGTGAGGGCGCGGTTGTACTGCTATCATTCTAAATTAAAGAAGGCTGCTATGAGGAGGCTTtaagaggctggatgtagggttgtcctaaGGGCAATCCGAACTAGGATAAACTGCTTGTGTTCTTCTTgtggtttggttttatttttctgtcatTTACATTCTGTTTTCATTATCATTCTCTTTTGTTTCTATTATCATTGGAATTGAGAGTGTGTGCAAGGGTGGGGCAATGAAATCCGATCAAGAAATCTAATTCTAAGTGCTCCTAAgttaacaacttggtatcagagccagtcTTTCAGATCAAGAAAGCTCAAGATTTTCATTGTTCAAAGTTTCTGTCATAGGAATAGTGTCAAGAATGTCGGCCACTAAATATGACATTGAAAAGTTTGATGGCCAGAATGATTTTGGCCtctggaaaatgaaaatgagagccTTAGATGGTGAATCAAAAATGCCTAAGTCGTTCTCAGATgaacagaaaaatgagattgtCAAGAAAGCCTATAATACCTTGATATTGAGTCTAGGGGATAAGGTGTTGCGAGAAGTATCAAAGATGAAAAACGCAGCTGAGATTTGGCTTAAGTTAGAAAGCCTTTATATGACCAAGACCCTATCAAGTCGATTGTATTTAAAGGCCAAGttctttacttttaaaatgaatgaaggACAGAAGCTTCAAGACCATATTGATAGTTTTAATAAGTTGTGCCTAGATCTGGAAAATATAGAAgtaaaatatgatgatgaggacaaGGCATTAGTCTTGTTGCACTCTCTTCCAAAATCATATGAGACCTTTGTAGATATATTAAAGCATGGCAGGGACACCCTAACCCTAGATGATGCAATAGGGGCATTAATTTCAAAGGAATTGCAACATAGGGTAGATGGGAAGAGCACAGTTGGGGATGTCTTAACAATCAGATCTAGGTCTGATAAAAAGAATTCTAAGCAAAAGGGAAGATCTAGGTCTAAATCCAAGAATGGTAGGAAAACTATAAAATGTTATAACTGCCATGAGGAAGTGCATATTAAGAGAAATTGTcctaagaaaaagaaggatttTCTAGATAAACCTAAGACTGAAAATTCCTCATCTATTTGTGAATATGACTATGATAGTGCCGATGCACTTGCAATATCTGGAAATACAGATAAATCTGTATGGGTATTAGATTCCGGGTGCTCCTTCCACATGTCACCCCATAAGCAATGGTTCttgaattttaaagaaataggaGGAGGTAAGTTGTTGTTAGGAAATAATCATAAATGTAGGATTAAAGGCATAGGAGATATAAAGATTAAACTGCAAGATGGGTCTATCAAAGCATTAAATTCTGTAAGATATGTTCCAGAACTAAGAAGAAACCTAATTTCCCTTGGAGAGTTAGATAGAAATGGCTACTCCTATAGGGGAGATGGTGGAGTCCTAAGGGTATCTAGAGGCTCTCTAATAAGTATGAGAGCAGTCCTAAATAATGACATTTATGTGCTGCAAGCCTCCACAGTATGTGGAGAAGCTTCTGCCACTGAATTAAAAGCCTGTAATAAGACAAGGCTTTGGCATTATAGAATAGCTCACATTAGTGAGCAAGGCCTTAGGGAATTATCTAAGCAAAGGATATTAGGAAAACTTACAGATTTAGATAAATGTGAGTCATGCATATTTGGGAAATCAACCAAGGTAAAATTCTCCAAAACTGCCATACATTCATCTAAAGCACCTTTAGACTATATTCATTCTGATTTGTGGAGTCCTGCCCAAACATTGACTCATGGTGGAGCCCGATATTTTCTATCAATAATAGATGACTTTTCTAAGATGGTTTGGGTGTATGTTCTTAAGTCAAAAGACCACACTTTTGCAGCCTTTAAAGGATGGAAAACCATGGTAGAAAACCAAAAaggtaacaaaattaaaatcattagaactgataatggttTGGAATTTTGTAACAAAGAGTTCTCTCAGCTATGTAAAGAAAATGGGATCCTAAGACATTTGACAGCCCCTGAAAATCCAAAGCAAAATGGTCTTGCTGAAATGATGAATAGGACCTTGCTAGAAAGGGtcatccttctttccttctttccttcttcctccttctaggtctcttcttcttcattttttggttctcaattgaaacaaaaatgataatcattGCAGACAAGGCTGCATCTTCCTCCAAAGAGTAACATACTATTTCCCTTGGGTTTACAATAGCTACCAATTTAAGGTTGCTAGTACTCGATAGTTTGGGGATCCAATATAATTCCAAAACCTGTCAATGTGTTCACATCAAATGCCTTCAATGAATTTAGCTGCTCCTTGTCGCAGGTAGCAGCTGAAATCTACAACCCTACAACCTTTAAATGTCAATCATTTTGAAACTCTAACCAACCAGCTACCACATATATTCCCCTCTTCTCATTATCTTCAAAATGGGCAGCAATACGGTGGCATCGTTTAGGATCAGCAGGTCTTCCTTCTGCTGGTGTTGTCTTCCTCTTATCATTTGATAAAGAACCCTCCATGTTATCTGAAACCAAAGGCAATGGAACAATATCCTTAGGAACTCCACTCTCAATTCCATTTCTTACAGAATTTTGATCCAGCATACCACCTAATCCTTCAGTCCATGCATTAGATGCCAAGGGTAACAAGTTGACCTTGGTTTCGTTGGTTACTTGATCAAATACTTCCCAGCTTTCCTCTTGCAACTTTTTGGTAATTGCCCTTTGATGTATCAATTCTTCTTATATCTTGTCAATCTTAGttggataatttttttccaaCTCCAAAAACTCCTGGCTGCCTTCTGTTATCTTTATCATCCAGCTAACTGCATCATTTAGCTCTACTTTTGGCCTTCCCTAAGTATCATTTGGAACATCCTCATCAggaacttcttttccaaaggaaccagtgtgttcctttaattctccttttgcccACACACCCTGTACCGAACCCCCGCAAAGTCTGCTATTGCTGCTAGCACTGTCATTATCATCACCTTTCTTATCCATTCCACCTAGGCCGATATACTTCTTTCACTCTGTATTAGAGGTAGGCAATGAATCTGCTTCTCGCCTCTTAAATTTCTCCTTCAGCTACTACATTTTAaggaattcatctttgttaaaacttctgtgataatcatcaaagtattccaccgaaaagttgtaatgatacttcttaatcagtatcattgcaaactcctgcaGCTTCTCGTGgaacattcgaccgaattccttgcactcttcatatattacacttcttgtttccttgtcaacttgaTTGATCCCCTTCTCCTGTTCCCTATTGCTGCCAACTAGAAATGCAGCCTtttttggctgccattgaggtcCCATTCCAGCAAAAAGTGAAGTATTCTGCTTCATGTATACACTGCCTCCCCTAGCTTCACGAGTAGGACACCCTACTGAAAATGCATCCTtattctgctgcaattgagtcTCCCATGGCCTCATGTGTGCACTGCCTGCCTTGGCAGAACGGGACGCAAGCCAAGGATTCGGAATGCTGTCCACCTTGCTTCTCATCCCAAATTCAAACGTCTGATCGAAGGGTTGCTCTCTCTCTTGGAAATTAACCACGTCAGCTGGCAATAGCCTAAACGGATCAAAATTTACCTGGTTAGTTTGCTGATAACATCCACCTCTGGAACTCCAAACCTCAATGCTACGATAGTTGTCGATAACCCCAGACATCGGCatcaatttccaaaaatcagccTATATCTACTTCCCTGGAAATACCGCCCAGCCAATTCGCCTTCAAGCCTTCTCACCCTGGACCTTAACTATGGAAACCGATTTCCTTGCCTTCAACTTAAATCAAAATCGCAGCCAAAGATCAGCTActgcccaatcaccgtccaaggcTCCCAGTCCAATTTGCGCTCGTTTCTGAttccaaaatcaccaaaacttaCTGCTAGTTCAATCGCTACACCCACTCTCGAGTCCAAATCTCAACATTTCTGTTGTGCAAATACTTCTGGAACTTGATTGAATCGGTTCGGCCTCCAAATTCACCTCATGAAACGTCCATTACAGTCATCATCTAGGTCGAAATCCCCAACCGATCAAAGCGGCAGCATCAACAATGCACCTGATTGGATTCGTGCTCGCCTCCCCCAAAATCACTTCTCAACATTTGGATCGGACTTGCTTACTCGCCATGGATTTCAGAAACCTGCTGCGCAACTTTGCTTTTGAGATCACCCTCTTGAGTCGCACGCTCCCGGCTGCAATTGCCTTACTTCCAGAAAATCCCTTCCAATAATCGTTGGCCTGTTGCAACTCTAAAAATCACTCCAAGTTCTAACAGCGATTGTCCCTTAGGTTCGGTCAGACTTGTGCTCTCTAATGGAAAGCTTCGCACCCAATCAGTCGGCAAATTTGCTTAACCTCTCGTTCCCTTCCTCTGATTTTGCTCTACATGCGATCACTTCCAGTCGCGAACCTCTTACCAGTGATAACCCAACCAGTGATGAATCAACGCTTCCTTCCTCAGGTTCTGCCCAATCACCGACCTAACCACGATCGCCATAAACCCGTTGCACAACTGCAATCGCTTGGAACTCCTGCACTAGTCGCGACCTCCTGAGCCGAGGACCACTAGCCGATGGTAGCTCATTGAATTCGCCTGGGTTGCTGAGAATTGTGGCCATCACCTCCTGACGCTACTCCACCTTTCAATTTTGAATTGCTTAGGATTAATTGATGCAGTTGGCAAGAACTGCTTTGCTCTCTCTCGTTCACTACCGATCTTAATATCCTTTGAATCGAATTGGAAACAATCGCCTATCAACAGCCGATAATCACCATCGGAACTCACTGATAATCACTGTCGGaactcgaatcaaaaccatagcTAAGGATGGACTGCTCTGGTACCATTTGTCATGGTCCTGGGATTTAGCCTAGGACTAGAATAGAAATTGGAAGGATCTGATACCGTTAAAGTTAAGAACAAAATGTATAgaagggaaattgaagaagaatggagggagaaaattagagagaatttgagGGATAATGGCAAAAGAACgagggagagagattagagagaaattggaatttcaattatcattcaacatagCAATCCCCTCCATTTGCAGCAGCTTTTTATAGACATATTTGTCTcctaacagccttgcacatgcagccaagtgcacctaactaattgctaaaatatccaaaataaactattataccctattacaataatactcCTTTATTGTCATAGGGTCGTGACATGTATGATATCATGTACCGCATTAAGGAAAGTACTGACTCATCATTCCCTTGTACACATTTCTAGGAAATTGACATGTGCTGTCGAATTTGTGATGGAATTTTTGGTTGTTCAATTCCATACGGCAGGCACTTGACGAATAGGACCCACAGCTGGCGAGGCAATTCCTGATCGAGAATCCTACCCTCACTCAACATCTCTTCCAAGTCTGTGATCTAGGGTTTCAATTGCGTTCCCTGCAGCACTATCTTTTTAAATCCATTGGCCCTTGCATAATTTATTCATGTTCAATTCAATGGATATGAGTCCGACATGTTCAGTGGGAATGGTTTACCGCAATTGTTCGCATGAATTTCAAGATATCTCTCAATATGAGTCCACCCTACTCCTGGTGGATGAATGTGGTGTGCTGCCTAAAGGAAATTTTTGAGGCTACAGAATGCTAAACTGATTATTATGATTGTGATGCATAGTATAGGTTTTTGGCCCATTGATTGAACTAAGTGTGAACTCATTCACCTGTCACCAAGGCAGCCCTTTGCCATTCATATCCCTCTGGTTTGTGCACTACTCTCTCTTCATCAACAAAGATTTGTCTTTAGACTAGAAGGATTAGGTACATGCCAACATGACTAGAAGAGGAAAGAGGAACTTATGGTTTGATATTCTGATTGGGACTAGCAATTTTCTTCTATTCGCGTCTTGTTTTGTTTGGTACCCCAAATCCACGGTCACCAATTTGACTGTTGAAATTTCTGTTACGCCACGTGGTGATCCTCTTAATAACGACACATAGATCTAGTCAGCCTGTTGaccttatattatataaatggtTATCCTCCTCTGATATTGTACAGAGCTATTAACTACCTGTCTCGACTAGGATTtactagggtttagaatgggattttggaattgaagaagaaaggacaAAATAGAGGACGGAAATAGAACAGAAAGggggagaaattgagaagagaAGGGAATGGTTgggacaaagagagagagagaagagagagggaaAACATAATGTTCATTCAATTCATCCATAGTCCTTCTTCTCTAACctacagcctatttataggctcttTACAACCATTCAATTATTAAccaactaattaattaacacACTAACCAACTCAAGTTACTACAAACTAAGGGAAATATAAACAAGAAACAATTACAACTAatgcccttggggtcatgacactGCCTTCTTTTCTCCACGTAAATTTTCGTTTATTAATTCATCCACTAAGCACAAATTATGTTTGGGATGTTGAAACCTCCTGAAATGGTATGGCCTTCTTTCCTTGTGTGGGGTCTATGGCCTACATCACTTGGTTTAAATCTGTATAAGAGCATCAgtttaagaaatccttaattTCATTAGATTCCAAATGCCCTGCAAACAGCATCACAGCCTCCTAACGAATTAGTGCAGCCTATTCAGCAGGCAGGTGTGGGACCAGACATGTCTGGTGTACCTC from the Diospyros lotus cultivar Yz01 unplaced genomic scaffold, ASM1463336v1 superscaf1, whole genome shotgun sequence genome contains:
- the LOC127792803 gene encoding uncharacterized protein LOC127792803 isoform X3 — translated: MAANQPNDGQRSPAEVTATYKDQLIDVITNMKVNSSEFSTHAESSRAPDGGTQLPGAPWLAPLRWSWAVSLLTRMVDW